The Pigmentiphaga aceris DNA segment GCGTATGCGGCATCCAAGGCGGCAGTCAGCCAGCTGACACGCTGCCTGGCGCTGGAACTGGCGGAATACGGCATTCGCTGCAACATCGTGTCGCCCGGTTCCACGGATACCGAGATGCAACGCGCCATGTGGCGTGAAGGTTCGTCACGCGAAACCGTCATCGAAGGATCGCTTGCCGGATACCGGCTGGGCATTCCGCTGCGCCAGATCGCCACGCCGGAAGAAGTGGCGGAATCGGTGCTGTTCCTGCTGTCGGACCGCGCCAGCCACATCACGCTGCATGATCTGCGGGTGGATGGCGGAGCGACCTTAGATCAGGGCTGATCTTCAAGCAGGTACAGGCGGTGTGTCGCTGAAGAGGATGCGCCGCCTGCGGCATGGGTAGACACGGATCATGATCGCGTCTGATCGATCCCTGCCCCGGGATCAACCCTGGCAACCCTAAAGCAGATGCGCATGCGTTCTACACTTTGCGTTCTCATCAGCAAAGGCCTGTCATGACCCCCATCGCTTCCGCTCCTGACTTCACGCTTTCGGGCCAGCGCGCCCTCGTCACCGGTTCCAGCCAGGGCATCGGCCTGGCGCTGGCCGTGGCCTTGGGGCGGGCGGGTGCACAGGTGGTCTTGAACGGCCGCAATATCACCAAGCTGGAAGCAGCCGTGGTCGCCTTGCAGGAAGCCGGCATCGACGCACATGCCAGCGTGTTCGACGTGCAGGACGAAGCCAGCATCAACACCGCCATTGCCGCGCTTGGCACGACGCTTGGTCCCATCGACATCCTGGTGAACAACGCCGGCATGCAACTGCGCCGCTCGCTGGAACAGATCGAAAGCCACGAATGGCGACAGGTGATCGACCTGAACCTGACCTCGGCCTTCCTGGTCAGCAAGGCCGTCGTGCCCGGCATGATCGAACGCCAGCGCGGCAAGATCATCAACACCTGCTCGCTGATGAGCGACCTGGGCCGCGCCACCACCGGCCCCTACACCGCCAGCAAAGGCGGTTTGAAGATGCTGACCAAGGCCATGTGCGTGGACTGGGCGCGCCACAATATTCAGATCAACGGCATCGGCCCTGGCTACTTCCGAACCGAGATGACCCAGGCGCTGGTTGACGATGCAGAGTTCAGTGGCTGGCTGGCGAAACGCACGCCGGCGGGGCGTTGGGGCGAGGTGGAGGAACTGGGCGGTCTGGCAGTGTTCCTGGCGTCACCTGCCGCGAATTTCATCAACGGACAGGTGATCTTTGTGGATGGGGGCTTGTCGGCGGCGTTGTGAGACGCGAGGGGTGATAGTGCGGCTCGCTCAAGGGGAACGATGCAAGCGTATCGCGAGTCCATCAGACCGGACGGTTGTGTTGATCAAGTGCCAACGATTTGCGTACCTGATCCAAAAGGTCTCTGGCATTGGCCAGGCAGTCGACCACCACAGAGTCCGGCACCAGATCTCCAGAGTAGTCCGACAAGTTGCGCTGCTTGCGCAGCGCATCGAGCACGATTACTTGCGTAGCTGATGTGCCTAAAGTCAGCGGCAGGGTCTGAATGACCGTCTGGTGATGACCGGGCTTGCTGGTCAGCGTGCGATACCCCTTCACATAGAGCGCCAGCATCGCGAGTTGCATAATGGCTTTGTATGCCGCGTCAAACCGATTTTCGGCGCTCAACTCATCAAGCTGCGCATCCAGGATGTTGCGCTCGGCCGCGGCAAGCAGCCGGGCGGCGTGAGCACCGTCGGGGCTGACTGCATCAAGGCTGATTCCCAACAAGTTCTGCAAGCTCACGGTCACTTCCCGTCAGGAACAACTTCGGTTTGGACAGCACGTCGTGCAGGAAAGCTTGGGTGCGCAGGGACGATACAAATGCGAGCTCAGAAAATACCTTGGGGTTGATTTCGCGCCCAAGGCTGGCCTGCGCGGGATGCAGCAGTTCAACTGCCTGCGCAAAGCCGATGTCCCCGATCAGCATTACGTCGACATCGCTGCCCGCCGTTTCTCGACCCTGGGCAACCGAGCCGAAAACGAAGGCTACACGCAGTTGCGGCATGACGGTTGTCAGTGCCTGGACCAAAACATCCACCACGCCGGAGGTCTTGCGAAGAATGCTGGCGACCTCGGCAAACACGGGGCAGTTGGTATCAGCCCAGTACAGCACCTGGTTTCCTCGCCGCTCGCGCGCGAGCAACCCGACTTCTGCCAGCCGTGTCAGCTCTCGGGTGATCGTGCCTGCGGGCAGACCAGTGCGACGCGCGATCTCGCGGCCATGCAGCGCTTCTTCGGGGCGAAGCAACAGCAGACCAAGAACGCGGCGACGATATTCGGGGAAAAGGGTAGCGGCAAGTGATTGATGCATAATTAGCGACGATTGTCGCCTTATTTGCATCGATATACCAAGCGATTTGCTTGGCGCTTGTCGGAAGCCAGCAAACTTGTGGGCCATCAGGAAGGAACTGGGCATTTACCTGCGCGCTGTTTGTCCACCCTCCCATTGACTAGGTGATCACCATCCACGATGGTGCTCGCTGGACATTCCGGGATGGGGACTACGCATGCTCACCGCAACTCGCCAGCAGGACGGGGTCAAGGTGGTGGCCGCTTATGTGGATAAATCCCATGGGCCTTTCCTGTGCACAAGTTGTCAACGCCCGCTGATCCTCAACAAGGGGCGGATACGGGTGCACCACTTTCGCCATCCGCCACAAGTGGCCCGCGCGCATGGGCAAGGTGAGAGTCTGGAACACCTGCACTGCAAGATGGAGATATTCGACGCGCTTGCGCAGCATGCATCTGTCACCGATGTTGAGCTGGAAAAGCATCTTGGCCCGGTGGTGGCCGATGTGTTTGCCTACATTCACGGGCAGCCCGTGGCGGTGGAAGTGCAGCGCAGTGTGCTGAGCGTGGCCGAGATTCGGGAACGCACACAGGCCTATACCGGGCTTGGCATCAACGTGTTGTGGATTGCCGTTTTCCCGGATGCCCCGACTGACACTGAACACAGCCCGAAGGCCTGCGAACGATGGCTGCACGCGGCATATCTGGGCCGCGTGTATTACTGGGTGAACGGCTTGTCGCTGCGGCCGGTGCACTTCGACGATATGCAGTTGCCGGTGGATGGACGAAGCTGGATCGAGCCGGGTGGTGCCAGGCGTTTCAGCTCGCCCTACACCCGCACGTCACAACGCTATCGAACACCTTGCGCCGGGCCGTTGGTGGACTTGGTCAACGACTTTCGGCCACGGTTGCTGGGGCCTTTTGCGGGCGGCACCATCGATGTGCCGCAGCGCCGTCTGTTCCTGGATCGCCGACCGCGCTGGTGGCAGGCGATCCGGCCAGATTGAGCTTGTTCAACCGAGTAGATCTGCGCCCGCGACAAGCTGCATGAATCTCGCCCCGGTTGGATAGAAATCACCCGTCAGTCCAAACCGGACATTCAACGCAGCACCGTCATTCCGACCATTCATCAAACGGGCTGCGTGCCTCGGCGGCTTTTGCGCTGCCGATCAAGGTCACCGTGATCTTGCGGTCATGGGGCACGGTGCGGTGTTCCCACAGGAATACGCCCTGCCACGTGCCGAGCGCCAATCGACCATCGGTGACGGGCACGCTCAGGCTGGTGGCGGTAAGCGTTGCGCGCACGTGGGCAGACATGTCGTCCGGGCCTTCTGCACGGTGCACAAACAACGCGTCACCGTCTTCCACCAGCCGCGCGAAATAACGTTCCAGGTCGTCGCGCACATCCGGATCGGCGTTCTCGGTGATGACCAGCGAGCAACTGGTGTGATGCACGAATATCTGCGCCACGCCGGTCTGAATGCCGCTTTGGCTGACCAGGCTGCGCAGCCGGTCACTGATCTCGACCGTGCCACGGCCGGAGGTCGATACCGCGAAGACATGTTGGACGAATTGGGTAGCGGATTGCAGCTTCGGCATGGGGCGCTCGGTGGGTGGCTGAGGCATCAGTCTAAAGGACTGGCTCATATGCGCTGACCAATATGAACTGGTTCACGTGGACCAGGCCCATGGGCTGCAGCACATGGACCGGGGCACCCGCACGAAGCACATGCATCAGCCATGCGCGGGTCCACATGCCAACAGGCCCGCCAGCGCTTGCATGGCGGGCCTGCGTTTCACATTTCAGTCGTGCTACTGGTCGTTCATCGACGCCTTGGCAGCCTGCTCGGGCGTCAGGCCTTCGTAGAACTGGTCGGTGAACCATTCGGCTTCTTCTTCAATGTAGCCCTGGGCTTCATCGAGCGAGGCACCAGCAGCCACCAGAAAGCCTTCCACTTCCGTACACCACTGGATCAACGCGGCGGTTTCCGGGTCCAGCTCTTCATTCTTTGCCATCGTTGGCTCCTTGGGACGTGCACGGCGAGCTGCCGTGCGTTCAATCAAGGTGAAACGATAGCGCGGATTTCGTCGCGCCAAGCGTTACCAGCACGCGTCTTGATCGCCTGGCGCAACACCCGCAATGCGGATCACGCACTGCTGACCACACACTTGCTGACCAAGCACTGCTGATCACGCGATACCAATCAATACGGGCTGGCCGTCGGACGCACCACCAGTTCGCTGACGTCCACATCGTCGGGTTGCTCGACGGCGTAGACAATGGCGCGGGCAATCGCGTCGGGCTGGATGGCGATGCGACGAAATTCCTTCATGCCTTGGCGCGCGGCTTCGTCAGAGATGGTGTCGGCCAATTCCGACTCGACCACACCGGGGCAGACCACCGTCACGCGGATCTTGTCGGTTTCCTGGCGCAAGCCGTCAGAAATTGCACGCACTGCATATTTGGTCGCGCAATACACCGCCGCCGTGGGCGATACCGACAGACCGCCGATCGACGAGATGTTGATCACCTGTCCGAAGCCCTGCGCTTCCATTCCCGGCAAGACTGCCGCAATGCCGTGCAGCACGCCCCGGATGTTGACGTCGATCATGCGGTCCCATTCGTCGATCTTGCGGGCGTTCAGCGCCGACAACGGCATGACCCCGGCGTTGTTGACGATGACATCCACCCGACCGAACTCGGCCGTGGCGAAGTCCGCGAAGGCCTGCATGTCGTCGCGCTGGGTGACGTCCAGCGCCCGAACACGCACCGAACCGCCCGCCGCCTGAATGCTGGCTGCCAGCGCTTCCAGCCGATCCACGCGGCGTGCACCCAGCACCACATGGGCACCGCGTTCGGCCAACAACTTCGCCACGGCTTCACCAATGCCGCTGCTGGCACCGGTCACGAGAACGACTTTTCCTTGGATATTCGACATGGTCTTGCTCCTGAGATGCGGGTTGTTTGTCCTGCCGACATCCGTGTAGTGGTGTGTCGGCAAGCAGTGCATGCATCTTAGAAAGCGCGGCCGCGCGCTTGAATATCCAGTCCTCCTGGGATCTTGCCTAATCCTCCACGGGGCTATTTTGGCGCGCGCCTACACCGTCAGAGCGAACGCGCTGCGTGCCAGGCACTCGCCGTTCACGAAGATTTCCACCTCGTGCCTGCCCGCGTAATGCACACGGGTCGTGAAGCTGCGAATACGTTGGGCACGGGTCAGTGTCACCGTCCCTCCAGCTCCCAACGTGATGGCCTTCAGTTTGAACACCTTGGCCGAACTGGTGCCCGACTTTTTCACGTAATGAATGGCGTAGTCGATCACCAGGCGCTGCGGTTTGCTGGAGGTAGAAACTATCTGCAAAGCCAAGTCGATAGTCTCGCCCAGGTGAATGGCAGCTGGGGTGACCGTGAAACTTCGTACCTCCACATCGGCCTTGGCACCGGCTCCGATCAAGGCCAGTGCCCGTTTGTCACCCTCCTTGATCAGACTGCGCAAGCCATGCCGGACGATCCAGGTGGTGTGCGGGTTGTCCTGCGGCCAGCCACCCAGGCGATCCAGCACCCAATCCGGGTTGTTCTTGGTGATGTCGTTCAGGTGATTGGCCACCGATTTGCGCACATACAGGCTGGGATCTGCCTTGAGATTCTCCAGGATCTCGGCCACGGGCGACGGATCACGCATCAGCGGTTCAAGCCGGAACGACCATGGCAGGCGTGGCCGGCAACCCTCGCTGGCCAAACGTCGCACGTGCTCATTCTCGTGCACGGACCACTGCTTCATGACCGCCAAGGTGCCGTCCAGGTCACGACGCAGGAAATGGCGGATGGCGAATTCCGAACTGCCAAAGCGCGTGAAGAATTCCAAGGCATCCAGCGATGCCTCGACATCATCGGCACCGTAAAGCGCCACAAATTCCGGCAAGGCGATGCTGACAAATCCACTGTTCAGACGTGGTGCCAGCGCCCGAAGAATCGTCAACGCCGCACGGTAATCCCTGGGCAAGGTGGCGTGCAGGGCTTCGCTGACGCGCCGCAGGCGCTGCATCAGGGACAGGTCATCCAGGCCCGACAGGCACAGCTGGACGAAGCGGTCACGATCAAAATCGGGGTAGACCGCAAGCGTTTCATCCGCAATGTGACGAATACGATCCGGGTCAAAAATATGCTTCAGTTCTGGGGCTTGTGTAACAATTTCACTGGTTGCCATGCGTGGTCGCAATCGATTGAACAGTCAGCATTTTCACGCAGATATCGGCCTTAAGTTCTGCCGGTTCGTGTCGTTAAATTTGTTATACGTGTAACCTCTCATTACCGTAAATCGTTACCGCAGTCCGCCCGCCCGACCCCGGTGCTGGCGATACGTTTCTACGGGAATGCTGATCGTGACCCATACACACGCAAGCGACGTTTTCGATACGGTGGACGCTCCCGAGGCTCCCCTTGAACCTCTGCTGCGGCATTGTTCTACCGCCGACCTGCTGCGCGAAGAACCTTATCGCCAATACAAGCTGGGCAAGGAACGTCGCGCAAAGAAGCTGAACCTGCTGGCCCTGGGAAGCGTTGCGATCGCCATTTTCTGCACCGGCATCTGGAACTGGTCGACTGAAGGCATGACCGACTTGTCGGTAATCCTGACGGCCTTCGGTTTCATGCTTGGTCTGGCCGCACTCAAGCGCCACGAGATGCCCAGCGAAGGCGAAGAAATGCAGATGTACGTCTTGCGTGAAATCGAGTGGCTGCTGCGCGAGCGTGGTGTTCGCTGAAGTTCAGCTTCAACGGTTCGGCTTCAGAGGTTCGGCTTCAAAGCTCTGGCTTCTGACGTTCGACCGCAGAAGTCTGGCGTCAGAATGTCGGTTGCTGAACCTGACACATTGCGCCCGATGACGCGTTTTGCTTAAAACGCCCAGCGCTTAAAGCGGCGGCAATTGCGGCAGCCCGTGATGCTGCCGTGCCCGATGGCAGGCCTCGCTGTAGGCATCGAATTCCCGGCACGTCGTTGAACGCTGGGCGTAGATATCACAACTCACCCCCTTCCCGACCTCGCCAGCCAGCGCCACGCAGCGCACTGGCGTGTTTTCCGTGCCGCGCATGGCCACCAGATATGGGCTGATCGGAATGGTGACGTGCTCGGGCACCACCCCGTGAAGATGATCGTCCGTCTCGCCAAAATAGAACGAGACGCGGTAGGTGGCGCAGCAGGCGCCGCAGTCCAGACAGGGCTGGGTCACGATGAGATCGCGGGCAAAAACGGGATGGCCGCACCCAGGAAATGGTGCGGGACAGGCAGAGCGCGGGCGCTAGTATGCCGTGCCGTTTGACGGCAATCGAGCACGATGTGAAGCGGTGTGGGAACGGGCCAACAAGCCGTCTGTCGGCCCGCTTCAACAGGCAATCTGCGGGTGTTTCAGTGGGTGCCTGCGCCACGCTTGCAGCCTGTCGATTCAGCTTATGGATGCAGCCCCTACTACTGCAACCCGCTACTGAAACCCATTACTGAAACCCACTATCGCAGCCCCCTTATTGCATGCCCGACCGACGCGGATGCTCGAAGAAGAATCGCAGCATTTCCTGGGTAGCGCTCGGCCCGCTGGCGTCGGCATAAGACCCGTTGCTGCTGCCACCCGACCAGGCATGACCCGCACCATGCACGACCCAGTGTTCTGCCACCACCCGGTCGCTGCGGTCCCGATGCACGTGGCGAGTGGCACCACGTCCACCCGAGGGGGCCACGCTGAGCACATCCTGCCTGGCCGCTATGCCGACGCTGGCCGCAATCACTTGCTGGCCGTTGCCCGCATGCACCGTGGCGTCGGCATCGCCATGGAACACGATGGTCGGCATGCCGCTGACCGCACCGCTGACGACCCGCCCCTGGCCCTTCATGGCAGCCAGTGCCGACGACAGGTCTGACGCGACGCCAGCGGCCAAGCCCGAGTGCACGCCCACCGCGCTGTACAGCTCGGGATAGGCATCGCCCAGAATCGCCGCCATGGCACCGCCTGCCGACAGGCCCGCAACATAAACACGGGCGGCATCGATGGCGTAGGTGGCCATCACCTCGCGGGTCATGCCTTCCAACATGGCAGGCTCACCGCGCCCCTTGACCTGGTGGTTGTGCTTGAACCAGTTCCAGCAACGCTGCGGGTTCGCCTGCGTCGACTGTTCCGGGTACAGCACGAAGAAGCCCTGTTCTTGCGCGGCCTGGTTCATCTCGGTACCGGCAGCAAAATCGTCGGGATTCTGCGTGCAGCCATGCAGCATCACCACCAAAGGCATGGGCTGCGTGCCCGCACCGGGCGGCACATACAACTTGTAGTTGCGCTGGCCTGCGCTATTTTGGAAGCTGCCAGCGATGAAACGCCCCGCATCGGCCGACGGCCGTGCCGTGTGGCGTTGATCGTGACGGGACGATGCGTCCGGGCGCGCCGTTGCCTGCCCGGATGTCACATCGCGGTCCGGCACTTCGCGTGCCTCGACTTCGATCACATCACCATCATCGTGTGACGCCTGGTGTGCAGATGCCTGGCCGCCGAACAGCGCGTTCTGAATCGCAGCCGTGGCCGCGCGCAGGTCACCAGTCTGGGTCAACCGGGTGGCTTCGTTCATCAGTCGTTGAAACTCTGGGCTCATGACGATGCTCCGTTAAAAATTGGGCGACGCTCGCCAAGTGGGGCGTCAAGCCGGGGGTCTGGGGTCTTCAGTACGGGGTACGCGGCAATCACCAGCGGGAATTCCACGTACGCCACAGACGTACGGGTCCGCCGCCGGATCAGGTGCAGATCCGTACGTGGTCAGGGCCAAAACCAGGCCAAAAAAACGACTTGGAAAATACAGGGCGAAGATCGGCGTCGCAGATCGACGTCAACATTCGATGAACAATCAACGTATCCGGTCGGCAAGTGCCGCCTTGACCGATGGACTGGCATGCCAGGCACCCAGCACGGTCAGCGACTCGATCGTCGCCAAGGCCAGCTCAGGCGTGACATCCGGGGCAATCGACACCAGGCCCAGCACCTTGATCTGCAAACGTTCGCCCGCCGCTTCGACAGCGTGAAGATCGTTCACCGAGTAATGCTGAATGCCCAGTACCAGCGTCTTGCGCAACACCACCTGCCGCACTACCTCGGCATGGGACGCAAGCTGGTTGCGGATGGCCGTGCGGATCAGATCGGTGCGGTTGGCATAGAAACCTTCCTGCACCAGCAAGTCGATCTGCCCAAGGTCTACGCAACCCAGGTTGATCGTGATCTTTTCGTCGGCCGGTTTGGCAGCGGGGTTGAGGGTGCTGGGCTTAGGAGGCATGGAACCATCCTATTACCATCCAAGTGGATGGAGCAAGGGTTCAGCGAAATTGTTGCAATGCAGCAGACGAACGGTAGATGTTTTGTCTGCCTGCGAGAACAGGCAGACGACAAGCCGGAAAACAAGCGCAGATTGCGTGCCAGACAAATCCGGCTTGCCAGCGCAAGACGCGCTGAATAAGCTGCCAAAGGCTGCCAGAAGCCCACCCCGCACGCTGCCCCCAGGAGAACGTATGTCTACCAACATCTTCGTCAACCTGCCCGTCAAAGACCTGCCCCGTTCCGTCGCCTTCTTCACCGCGCTTGGCTACACCTTCAACCCGCAATTCACCGACGCCAACGCCACCTGCATGATCATCGACGAGCACATCTACGTGATGCTGCTGGTCGAACCCTTCTTCAAGACCTTCACGCCCAAGCCGATCAGCGACGCGCACCAAAGCACCGAGGTGCTGGTCTGCCTGTCATGCGACAGCCGCGACGCGGTCGACGCACTGGTGGCAAAGGCGGTGGCAGCGGGCGGCAAGACGCCGAATCCGCCCAAGGACTACGGCTTCATGTATGGCCACGGCTACGAAGACCTGGACGGCCACCTGTGGGAACTGATGTACATGGACGTAAGCGCCATGCCGAAACCGGAAGAGATGCCGTAACGCATACTGGCCTGCTGCGACGCGTCCGCGACAGGCTGGTAACGCCATGCCAGCCTAGCGCCACGCCATTTCGCGCAACAGCTCGCCCAGCGCGGCTTTCACCAGCTTCACGGCGGGATCACGCAAGCTGTCCACGCGCCATCCCAACTCGATCGAATAACGCGGCACATCCAACGGGCACGGCAACAGCCGCAGCGAGGTGTGCGCGGCCAGCACACGCGCCGCGTGCAGCGGAATCGTGGCCACTGCGCTGCTGCCGGGCAGCAGGAAAGGCACGGCGCTGAAATGGGTGGACGACGCCAGCACCCGCCGCTGCAGGCCCTTCGCGGCCAGCATCTCATCGACCATGCCGACAAAACCGCCCGACGAGATCAGTACATGACCCCGTTGCAGGTAATCGTCCACTGAGAGCGCAGTCTGGCCGTCGCCCAGGCTTTCCGCCTCGACCAGACACGCGTAAGTCCCCTCACCGAAGGTTTCGCGGCGGAGCGCACGCGACGACAAGCCTCCTGATGTCAGCCCCAGGTCGAAAGCCCGCGCCATCAACATGTCGGCCACCACGCTGCTGTAGGTCTGGCGAAACACCAGACGCAGACCCGGTGCCAGTCGGGCGACGGCATCGATCAGGCGCGCGCCGACGGCAAGCTCGAAGTCGTCCGACAGGCCGATGGCAACCGACCGCCCCGCGTAGCTGGCCGCCTGCGTCGATGCCATCGCCAGACTTTGGCGGCATTTATCCAGCGCCTCGCCAATCAAGGGCATCAGCTCATTGGCCCGCAGCGTGGGCGACAGGCCCCGCCCAGTGCGGACGAACAAGGGATCGCCATACATCATGCGCAGCCGTCCCAAAGCGGCACTGACGGCCGACTGCGTCAGCCCGCAGCGAACTGCCGCGCGACTTGCCCCACCTTCCTGATACAGCGCTTCGAAGATTTTCAGCAGGTTGAGATCTGCTTCTTCGATATTGACAGTATTCATATCACTTACTCATGGCACACGATTGATTGATTCTAGTCGGCTCACCAGAATGCCTGGGTCCTCAACCCTGCCGAGTCATCCACATGCCCAAGTCCATCGTCGCCGCCCTGCAGATCGGTTCTTCCCCCAGCGGAAAAGCCGACACACTGCAGCACATCCTGTCGTTCGAATCGCAGATCATCGCGGCCGGCGCGTCGGTAGTGGTCATGCCCGAAGCCGTGTTGGGCGGCTACCCGAAAGGCGAAATCTTCGGCACTCGCCTGGGCTACCGCCTGCCCGAAGGCCGGGAAGCCTTCGCCGACTATTTCAATAACGCCATTGATGTGCCCGGCCCGGAAACCGAGGCCTTGGCAGGTCTGTCGGCCCGCACCGGGGCCAGCCTGGTGGTGGGCGTGATCGAACGCAGCGGCAACACGCTGTATTGCACGGCCCTGATGTTCGACCCCACCCACGGCCTGGTCGCCAAGCACCGCAAGCTGATGCCCACCGGCACCGAGCGACTGATCTGGGGCCAGGGCGACGGATCGACACTGCCCACCGTCGACACCGCCGCCGGCCGCATCGGCGCGGTCATCTGCTGGGAAAACCACATGCCCTTGCTGCGCACCGCCATGTACGCCAAAGGCGTTGAAATCTGGTGCGCGCCGACCGTGGACGAACGCGAGATCTGGCAATGCTCGATGCGCCACATCGCCCACGAAGGACGCTGCTTCGTGATCAGCGCATGCCAGGTACAGCCCTCGCCCGCCGAGCTTGGCATCGACGTCCCCGGCTGGGATGCACAACGCCCGCTGATCCGGGGCGGCTCGGTCATCGTCGGCCCGATGGGCGACATCCTGGCCGGTCCGCTGGTGCAGGAAACCGGGTTGATCACCGCCACCATCGACACCGACGACCTGGTGCGCGCCCGCTACGACTTCGACGTGGTCGGCCATTACGCGCGCCCGGATATCTTCCGTCTGAGCGTCGACGAACGGGCCAAGCGTTCGGTAGACTTCCTGGCTTGATCCCGTCCTTTTGTCCCGTCGAGCGTCATGACCTCCAACCCCCAAAAACCCTGGCTCATCGTGCAGATGGGCAACCCGCCCGACGATCTGCGCGCGCACATCGGTGAACAGTCCGACTGGTTCCGCGCGGCACTCGGCGAACACGGCGCAAACGCGCTGGTCGTGCGCCCCTTCGCGGGCGAAGCGCTGCCCGCGCCGGACAGCGTCAGCGGTGCCGTCATCACAGGCTCGTGGTCGATGGTGACGGACAAGGAAGACTGGAGCGAGCGCACCGCCGACTGGGTGCGCCTGGCGATCGATGCGGGCACACCGCTGTTCGGCGTCTGCTACGGACACCAGCTGATGTCACACGCGCTGGGCGGCGAAGTGGCGTACCACCCCAAAGGCCGCGAGATCGGCGTCAAGCCCATTACGCTGACCCCGGATGCTGCCAACGACGTGATCCTGGGCGATTTCCCTGCTGCCTTCGCCGTGAACCTGACACACGAACAAAGCGTGGTGCGCCTGCCGCCCGGCACCACGGTGCTGGCCGGGACAGAACATGACCCGTTCCAGATTCTGCGCTACGGGCCGCGTGCGATGTCGGTGCAGTTCCACCCCGAGTTCACGCCGAACATCATGACCCACTGCGTGACGCGGCGTACCGAAGTGTTGAGCGGAGAAGGTTTTGATGTCCCGTCGCTGCTGGCCGGCGTACAGGCAACGCCTCATGCGTTGAGGTTGCTGCGGCAGTTCATGGCAGAGACGGCAGCGAGGTGAAGGTGTGTTGAGCTGATCGGTCCGTTACGGATCTGATCGGCTCAATCGATTGGCACACGCGCGCATGAAAGTCCTATAATAAGACTTAAAAATCCTTTTTTAAGACTTATGAGCGCTGTCGATTTCATGTTTGCACCACCGGTGCAACGCATCCTTGGTGCGACCTTGCTGAATCCCGAGCGCTCATACCGTGTGAAGGATCTCATTGCACTGTCCGGTGGAGGGGTCGGCAACACGCGACGTCATCTGGCAAAGCTCATCTCGGCCGGTATCCTGGAAGAAGACCCGAGACGCGGACATGAACGCAGCATTCGTATTAATGCTGCGCACTTTCTGTACAAAGACCTGCAGAGCATCGCGCGCAAGACGTTCGGGCTGGTGGAACCAGTCCGCGACGCGTTGACACCGTTCGCCAAACAGATTCAACAGGCATTCATCTTCGGCTCTGTGGTCAGCGGGCAAGATACTGCCGACAGCGATATCGACCTGATTGTGGTGGGCCACCCCGATTTGATTCTCGCCGTGGGCGAATCGCTGCTTCAAGCCGAAACGGTGCTTGGCCGCAGGATTCATTTGTCCTTGTACGACGAGCAGGAATGGGCGCACCTGCGGCAAACTGATCCGGTCGTGTCACAAATCCTTGAGGGCGCGACCTTGACGGTGCTCTCTGATGGCAAGACCGACTGAATACGAAAATCTGATTCGCACGGGTGCTTTTGCAGCCGTGCAACCTACAGCCGGTGCAGTGGCAGGCTTTCTGGCACATGCAGAAGACTATCTCGCGGTGGCCAACACCATCGACTCCAGCCGCTCAATGCAAGTCTTTACCTTGGCTTATGAAGGC contains these protein-coding regions:
- a CDS encoding SDR family oxidoreductase, whose protein sequence is MTPIASAPDFTLSGQRALVTGSSQGIGLALAVALGRAGAQVVLNGRNITKLEAAVVALQEAGIDAHASVFDVQDEASINTAIAALGTTLGPIDILVNNAGMQLRRSLEQIESHEWRQVIDLNLTSAFLVSKAVVPGMIERQRGKIINTCSLMSDLGRATTGPYTASKGGLKMLTKAMCVDWARHNIQINGIGPGYFRTEMTQALVDDAEFSGWLAKRTPAGRWGEVEELGGLAVFLASPAANFINGQVIFVDGGLSAAL
- a CDS encoding DNA-binding protein — its product is MSLQNLLGISLDAVSPDGAHAARLLAAAERNILDAQLDELSAENRFDAAYKAIMQLAMLALYVKGYRTLTSKPGHHQTVIQTLPLTLGTSATQVIVLDALRKQRNLSDYSGDLVPDSVVVDCLANARDLLDQVRKSLALDQHNRPV
- a CDS encoding MarR family transcriptional regulator — protein: MPSSFLMAHKFAGFRQAPSKSLGISMQIRRQSSLIMHQSLAATLFPEYRRRVLGLLLLRPEEALHGREIARRTGLPAGTITRELTRLAEVGLLARERRGNQVLYWADTNCPVFAEVASILRKTSGVVDVLVQALTTVMPQLRVAFVFGSVAQGRETAGSDVDVMLIGDIGFAQAVELLHPAQASLGREINPKVFSELAFVSSLRTQAFLHDVLSKPKLFLTGSDRELAELVGNQP
- a CDS encoding competence protein CoiA — protein: MLTATRQQDGVKVVAAYVDKSHGPFLCTSCQRPLILNKGRIRVHHFRHPPQVARAHGQGESLEHLHCKMEIFDALAQHASVTDVELEKHLGPVVADVFAYIHGQPVAVEVQRSVLSVAEIRERTQAYTGLGINVLWIAVFPDAPTDTEHSPKACERWLHAAYLGRVYYWVNGLSLRPVHFDDMQLPVDGRSWIEPGGARRFSSPYTRTSQRYRTPCAGPLVDLVNDFRPRLLGPFAGGTIDVPQRRLFLDRRPRWWQAIRPD
- a CDS encoding secondary thiamine-phosphate synthase enzyme YjbQ; the protein is MPKLQSATQFVQHVFAVSTSGRGTVEISDRLRSLVSQSGIQTGVAQIFVHHTSCSLVITENADPDVRDDLERYFARLVEDGDALFVHRAEGPDDMSAHVRATLTATSLSVPVTDGRLALGTWQGVFLWEHRTVPHDRKITVTLIGSAKAAEARSPFDEWSE
- a CDS encoding SDR family oxidoreductase is translated as MSNIQGKVVLVTGASSGIGEAVAKLLAERGAHVVLGARRVDRLEALAASIQAAGGSVRVRALDVTQRDDMQAFADFATAEFGRVDVIVNNAGVMPLSALNARKIDEWDRMIDVNIRGVLHGIAAVLPGMEAQGFGQVINISSIGGLSVSPTAAVYCATKYAVRAISDGLRQETDKIRVTVVCPGVVESELADTISDEAARQGMKEFRRIAIQPDAIARAIVYAVEQPDDVDVSELVVRPTASPY
- a CDS encoding DNA alkylation repair protein encodes the protein MATSEIVTQAPELKHIFDPDRIRHIADETLAVYPDFDRDRFVQLCLSGLDDLSLMQRLRRVSEALHATLPRDYRAALTILRALAPRLNSGFVSIALPEFVALYGADDVEASLDALEFFTRFGSSEFAIRHFLRRDLDGTLAVMKQWSVHENEHVRRLASEGCRPRLPWSFRLEPLMRDPSPVAEILENLKADPSLYVRKSVANHLNDITKNNPDWVLDRLGGWPQDNPHTTWIVRHGLRSLIKEGDKRALALIGAGAKADVEVRSFTVTPAAIHLGETIDLALQIVSTSSKPQRLVIDYAIHYVKKSGTSSAKVFKLKAITLGAGGTVTLTRAQRIRSFTTRVHYAGRHEVEIFVNGECLARSAFALTV
- a CDS encoding YkgJ family cysteine cluster protein, with product MTQPCLDCGACCATYRVSFYFGETDDHLHGVVPEHVTIPISPYLVAMRGTENTPVRCVALAGEVGKGVSCDIYAQRSTTCREFDAYSEACHRARQHHGLPQLPPL